One Candidatus Obscuribacterales bacterium genomic window carries:
- a CDS encoding matrixin family metalloprotease, translating to MLDEGASRQLNQQVIDKMGRGSNLFRQTTLLTLTLSTVAGLFSLNNAAQAQFRSYATQPAPSRGQAVQYGGGVVYPEFKNRMGSIRWIKDQMPLKVYVSNGKAIDGFIDPELAAPYVNVNNLDNWPDVVAWILEDPQRVAQLPTAEGFVPEHYQAALQGINMWKPFEKEGLFSYQITNDPTDADIHVFFINHFVDKLGLGLFAGDIRGYTAKRCFPLKQIMAGGHANFKPVVVILRTLDTTGVPMPFNKMKASAGHEFGHALGIDGHSTNSNDLMSGYYGRGVLSTNDAATIRYLYHLTPDLIP from the coding sequence ATGTTGGATGAAGGTGCTTCAAGGCAACTCAACCAACAAGTAATTGACAAGATGGGAAGAGGCTCAAATTTGTTCCGGCAGACTACTCTACTAACGCTAACACTGTCGACGGTGGCAGGTCTATTTTCTTTGAACAATGCAGCGCAAGCACAGTTTCGTTCTTACGCCACACAGCCGGCACCCTCGCGAGGACAAGCCGTTCAATATGGCGGTGGAGTTGTCTATCCGGAATTCAAAAATCGCATGGGCAGCATTCGCTGGATCAAAGATCAAATGCCATTGAAAGTCTATGTTTCCAACGGCAAAGCAATAGACGGTTTTATTGATCCGGAACTTGCCGCACCCTATGTAAATGTGAACAATCTCGATAACTGGCCAGATGTAGTTGCCTGGATATTGGAAGATCCGCAAAGAGTAGCTCAATTGCCTACAGCCGAGGGATTTGTTCCAGAGCACTATCAGGCAGCTTTACAAGGCATCAACATGTGGAAACCCTTTGAAAAAGAAGGACTTTTTTCCTATCAAATAACAAACGACCCAACTGATGCTGATATACACGTATTTTTCATCAATCATTTTGTCGACAAGCTAGGCCTTGGTCTTTTTGCCGGCGACATCCGCGGCTATACGGCAAAACGCTGTTTTCCCTTGAAGCAAATAATGGCCGGCGGGCATGCCAATTTCAAACCGGTGGTTGTTATTCTGAGAACTCTTGATACCACAGGTGTGCCTATGCCGTTTAACAAAATGAAAGCATCTGCCGGTCACGAGTTCGGTCATGCACTTGGAATTGACGGTCACTCAACTAATTCAAATGACTTGATGAGCGGGTATTATGGTCGAGGTGTTCTATCAACCAATGATGCCGCCACAATACGTTACCTCTATCATTTGACACCGGATCTAATACCATGA
- the glmU gene encoding bifunctional UDP-N-acetylglucosamine diphosphorylase/glucosamine-1-phosphate N-acetyltransferase GlmU, whose amino-acid sequence MTKGGQNTRAVVLAAGLGKRMKSELPKVLHQVLGKTILARVLSALDGLNLEHIHIVVGHKADDVQAYLESNPPKTPWSTHLQKPQLGTGHALSMVAPALATFNGTVLVACGDTPLLTSKTLGNLLAAHKDDKAVVSLLTTVVPDAKSYGRIVRDGQGRIQKIVEDKDASEEQKQIKEINPAIYCFQWPEIKPGLTGLKNDNKQGEYYLTDLIGWAVSEKLKMASAIASDWKEVGGINSRIELQEAGSLLRDRVLNELSLEHGVTIVDPDSTWISPEVKIGSDTTILPGCFLEGDIQIGNNCSVGPHTTMNGIVKVGDNTAVIQSLITDSEIGSDCRVGPFAHIRFNSSVGDMSRIGNFVELKKTNVGKKTNVSHLSYVGDAEIGHNANIGAGTITANYDHISKTKNRTVIKDGASTGSNSVIVAPATIGKDAVVAAGTVVTKDVPDECLAVGRARQENRADWVAFKKRKAAQV is encoded by the coding sequence ATGACAAAGGGCGGTCAAAATACTCGAGCAGTGGTCTTAGCGGCCGGACTTGGTAAGCGCATGAAGTCGGAGCTTCCCAAGGTGCTGCACCAGGTATTGGGCAAGACCATTTTGGCAAGAGTGTTGTCTGCTCTTGATGGACTAAATCTGGAACACATTCATATCGTCGTCGGGCATAAAGCGGATGACGTACAAGCCTATTTGGAAAGCAATCCACCAAAAACCCCTTGGTCAACTCATTTGCAAAAGCCGCAGTTGGGCACAGGTCATGCACTATCAATGGTGGCACCGGCGTTGGCTACATTCAACGGCACCGTGCTTGTTGCTTGTGGCGACACACCACTTCTTACAAGCAAGACATTAGGCAACTTATTAGCTGCGCACAAAGACGATAAAGCTGTCGTTAGTTTGCTTACAACAGTTGTGCCCGATGCTAAAAGTTATGGACGCATTGTCAGGGATGGACAAGGGCGCATTCAAAAAATTGTCGAAGACAAAGATGCAAGCGAAGAGCAAAAACAGATTAAGGAAATAAATCCGGCAATTTATTGCTTCCAGTGGCCGGAAATAAAACCAGGGCTAACAGGGCTGAAAAACGACAACAAACAAGGCGAGTATTACCTGACTGATCTAATCGGCTGGGCCGTTTCGGAAAAATTAAAGATGGCGTCAGCCATTGCTTCCGATTGGAAGGAAGTAGGCGGAATCAACTCACGCATTGAGTTGCAGGAAGCGGGCTCGCTTTTGCGCGACAGAGTACTCAACGAGCTTTCTCTAGAACACGGTGTGACAATTGTTGATCCTGACTCTACATGGATATCACCTGAAGTAAAAATTGGATCGGATACAACAATATTGCCTGGGTGTTTCCTCGAAGGTGACATTCAAATTGGAAACAATTGCAGTGTCGGACCACACACAACAATGAATGGTATCGTAAAAGTTGGCGACAACACAGCCGTCATTCAATCTCTAATTACGGATTCGGAAATTGGATCTGATTGCCGAGTTGGTCCATTTGCCCATATCCGATTTAACAGCTCCGTTGGTGATATGTCCCGCATTGGTAATTTTGTCGAATTGAAAAAGACAAATGTGGGCAAGAAAACAAATGTCTCGCACTTGAGTTATGTGGGGGATGCTGAAATTGGTCACAATGCCAATATCGGTGCCGGCACAATTACCGCTAACTATGACCATATTTCCAAAACGAAAAACCGTACTGTTATTAAAGACGGTGCTTCAACCGGCAGCAATTCGGTGATTGTTGCTCCAGCGACTATCGGCAAAGATGCCGTAGTGGCAGCCGGTACTGTGGTTACCAAAGACGTACCTGATGAATGCCTTGCTGTTGGCCGCGCTCGACAAGAAAATAGAGCCGACTGGGTTGCCTTTAAGAAGCGCAAAGCTGCGCAAGTCTAA